A genomic stretch from Onychostoma macrolepis isolate SWU-2019 chromosome 02, ASM1243209v1, whole genome shotgun sequence includes:
- the snorc gene encoding protein SNORC: MGICSNYSGLSQLVFIGALAICMAFVQSETVADSSPTLQNDNQDTLSGAGSFDVTTKVAVQDPTENSYTFDYDDGTHTITKEDEEEVVLGPGAITAIVIAVFLGASVLLALIVITLRKFTAS; this comes from the exons ATGGGCATCTGCAGCAATTACAGCGGTTTATCTCAGCTCGTCTTCATTGGCGCTCTGGCCATCTGCATGGCTTTTGTGCAGTCAG AAACAGTAGCTGATTCCTCCCCTACACTGCAGAATGATAATCAGGACACACTATCTGGCGCTGGAAGCTTCGATGTGACGACAAAAGTTGCTGTCCAAGACCCCACAGAAAACTCCTACACCTTTGATTATGATGATGGCACACACACAATAACTaaggaggatgaggaggaag TTGTGCTGGGGCCAGGTGCCATCACAGCTATCGTCATCGCCGTGTTCCTCGGAGCCTCTGTTCTTCTCGCTCTCATCGTGATCACGCTCAGAAAGTTCACTGCCTCTTAA